CCGTTAATGCAAATAATAAAGTTTAACGCTAAATAAGGTTGCATGTTATTATGCGGTTGACTTCCTCCAACAGCTTGTAAAGCTAAGGGATTCATAGTAGTATTTGGAGCTGATTCTACATAAGCGAGAACCCCATTCTTAGGTGTTGTATTGGTATCGGACCAAATTGTATTTTCAGGGCTATCATTATTTGGTGAATTTTTAGAGTTTGGATAATGCGTATGCGCCGGAATTTCAGTGTGTATCAAAGTGGTAGTCGCAGTGCCACCATCTTCCGCAAAACCTCTTGGTGTCAAACCGGTTCCTGTCCCCTGATGGAGAGGCGTTTTACCTTGTAAATTCGGTAAAGCGAAGTTTGTTTCCCCATCTCCACCAAATTTTTTCCCTAAAATTGTATATAGCGCTGTGTTTTGAGTGATTGATAAAAGCTGTCCGTCACACAATGCCCAACCTTTAGGAGCGTATTTCCCTGTAAATATACGAATTTCACCTATATATGCTTCTGCCATCATCTGTTCCGCCTTTCAATAGTTTTGAA
The window above is part of the Solibacillus sp. FSL H8-0538 genome. Proteins encoded here:
- a CDS encoding phage tail protein; this encodes MAEAYIGEIRIFTGKYAPKGWALCDGQLLSITQNTALYTILGKKFGGDGETNFALPNLQGKTPLHQGTGTGLTPRGFAEDGGTATTTLIHTEIPAHTHYPNSKNSPNNDSPENTIWSDTNTTPKNGVLAYVESAPNTTMNPLALQAVGGSQPHNNMQPYLALNFIICINGGEYPVKG